One Prunus dulcis chromosome 7, ALMONDv2, whole genome shotgun sequence DNA segment encodes these proteins:
- the LOC117633500 gene encoding CBL-interacting serine/threonine-protein kinase 6, translating into MADEKGRDGSSLLHGKYELGRLLGHGTFAKVYHARNLKSGKSVAMKVVGKEKVIKVGMMEQIKREISVMRMVKHPNIVGLHEVMASKSKIYFAMDLVRGGELFAKIAKGRLKEDVARVYFQQLISAIDFCHSRGVYHRDLKPENLLLDEDGNLKVTDFGLSAFSEHLKQDGLLHTTCGTPAYVAPEVIGKKGYDGAKADLWSCGVVLYVLLAGFLPFQDDNLVAMYRKIYRGDFKCPPWFSSEARRLVTKLLDPNPSTRITISKVMDSSWFKKSVPKIVRTKQEQEFDETSEKITWKQTETLNAFHIISLSEGFDLSPLFEEKKREEKEELRFATTLPVSSVISTLEEVAKAGKFRIKKSDSMVRLQGEESGRKGKLAIAAEIFAMTPSFLVVEVKKDNGDTLEYNQFCSKELRPALKDIVWTSPEDSSTAA; encoded by the coding sequence ATGGCGGATGAAAAAGGCAGAGATGGCTCCTCGTTGCTCCACGGCAAGTACGAGCTGGGCCGTCTTCTGGGTCACGGTACTTTCGCCAAGGTCTACCATGCCAGGAATTTGAAGAGCGGGAAAAGTGTGGCCATGAAAGTGGTGGGAAAAGAGAAGGTAATCAAAGTTGGGATGATGGAGCAGATCAAGAGAGAGATCTCCGTGATGAGGATGGTCAAGCACCCCAACATCGTCGGCCTCCATGAGGTCATGGCCAGCAAGTCCAAGATCTATTTCGCCATGGATCTGGTCCGCGGCGGCGAGCTCTTTGCCAAAATTGCCAAAGGCCGGCTCAAAGAAGACGTGGCCAGAGTCTATTTCCAGCAGCTGATCTCAGCCATCGATTTCTGCCACAGCCGCGGCGTCTACCACCGGGATCTGAAGCCGGAGAACCTCCTCCTGGACGAGGATGGCAACTTGAAAGTCACTGATTTTGGTTTAAGTGCTTTTTCCGAGCACTTGAAGCAAGACGGGCTTTTGCACACCACTTGTGGCACGCCGGCTTATGTTGCTCCGGAGGTGATAGGCAAGAAAGGGTACGACGGAGCCAAGGCCGACCTCTGGTCTTGTGGGGTCGTTCTCTATGTTCTTCTCGCCGGATTTTTGCCGTTTCAGGACGATAATCTCGTGGCCATGTATCGGAAGATTTACAGAGGAGATTTCAAATGCCCGCCCTGGTTTTCATCGGAGGCCCGAAGGCTCGTGACGAAGCTTCTGGACCCCAATCCCAGTACGAGAATCACCATATCCAAGGTCATGGACTCGTCATGGTTCAAGAAATCGGTGCCGAAGATCGTGCGGACGAAACAAGAGCAGGAATTCGACGAGACGAGCGAGAAGATAACGTGGAAGCAGACGGAGACGTTAAACGCGTTTCATATCATATCGTTGTCGGAGGGTTTCGATTTGTCGCCGTTGTtcgaggagaagaagagggaggagaaggaggagCTGCGTTTCGCTACGACGCTACCGGTGAGCAGCGTGATATCGACGCTGGAGGAGGTAGCCAAGGCTGGCAAGTTCAGGATCAAGAAGAGCGACTCTATGGTGAGGCTGCAGGGGGAGGAGAGCGGACGGAAGGGGAAACTGGCGATTGCGGCGGAGATATTCGCGATGACGCCGTCGTTTCTGGTGGTGGAGGTGAAGAAGGACAATGGTGATACGTTGGAGTACAACCAGTTCTGCAGCAAGGAGCTGAGACCGGCGCTGAAGGACATCGTGTGGACCTCCCCAGAGGACAGTTCGACGGCTGCTTGA
- the LOC117635839 gene encoding RNA polymerase II C-terminal domain phosphatase-like 4, which yields MSLAESPVHSSSSDDFTGFLERALGSGSSHSSPDEEADYESDDGSERSTKRRKVENLGSIDETQGSTSQIFVEENSEASPKKDICTHPGSVRDLCIVCGQRVDEKSGVPLGYIHKDFWLNNDEIDRVRSTDIKKSLHLKKLYLVLDLDHTLLNSTHLNHMTAEEEYLHCQTDSLQDVSDGSLFRVDVMHMMTKLRPFVRTFLKEASEMFEMYIYTMGERAYALEMAKLLDPRKEYFGDRVISRDDGTQKHQKGLDVVLGHESAALILDDTENAWTKHKDNLILMERYHFFRSSCHQFGFHCKSLSELKSDESEPEGALATVLEVLKRIHNMFFYESKDNLIDRDVRQVLKTLRKEILKGCKIVFSRVFPSKFQAENHQLWKMAEQLGATCSTELDLSVTHVVSTDAGTEKSRWAVKEKKFLVHPQWIEASNYMWLKQAEDKFPVKQTKT from the exons ATGAGTCTTGCCGAATCTCCGGTACATTCGTCTAGCAGTGATGACTTTACTGGGTTTCTTGAGAGAGCACTGGGTTCTGGTTCTTCGCATTCCTCACCAGATGAAGAAGCTGATTATGAGAGCGATGATGGAAGTGAGAGGAG TACAAAAAGGCGCAAGGTAGAGAATCTTGGAAGCATAGACGAAACTCAAGGGTCCACTTCACAAATATTTGTAGAAGAAAACTCAG AAGCATCCCCAAAGAAGGATATCTGCACTCATCCCGGTTCAGTAAGGGATTTGTGTATAGTTTGTGGCCAGAGGGTGGATGAGAAGTCTGGTGTTCCACTTGGGTACATACACAAG GACTTCTGGCTTAATAATGATGAAATTGACCGGGTACGCAGCACAGACATTAAGAAATCATTACACCTTAAGAAACTTTACTTGGTACTTGATCTAGATCACACGCTGCTAAATTCCACCCATCTGAATCATATGACGGCAGAAGAAGAATATTTACACTGCCAAACGGATTCTCTGCAAG ATGTTTCAGACGGTAGCCTCTTCAGAGTGGACGTTATGCATATGATGACCAAGTTGAGGCCCTTTGTTAGGACATTTTTAAAGGAGGCCAGCGAAATGTTCGAGATGTACATATACACAATGGGCGAACGAGCCTATGCACTGGAAATGGCTAAACTGCTTGATCCCAGGAAAGAGTACTTCGGTGATAGAGTGATATCACGTGATGATGGCACCCAAAAACATCAAAAGGGTCTAGATGTTGTGCTCGGGCATGAAAGTGCTGCTTTGATCCTTGATGATACAGAAAAT GCATGGACAAAGCACAAGGACAATTTAATATTGATGGAAAGATATCATTTCTTTAGATCAAGTTGTCACCAATTTGGGTTCCATTGCAAGTCTCTTTCAGAGTTGAAGAGTGATGAAAGTGAGCCTGAAGGAGCTCTTGCAACTGTTCTTGAAGTTCTTAAGCGAATCCACAATATGTTCTTTTAT GAATCGAAGGACAATCTTATTGACAGAGATGTGAGGCAG GTGTTGAAAACTCTTCGGAAGGAAATCTTAAAGGGGtgtaaaattgttttcagccgtgtttttccttcaaaattcCAGGCCGAGAATCATCAGCTGTGGAAGATGGCAGAGCAGTTGGGAGCCACTTGTTCAACAGAATTGGACCTGTCGGTGACACACGTGGTTTCAACAGACGCTGGAACAGAGAAGTCTCGTTGGGCAGTGAAAGAGAAGAAGTTTTTGGTCCATCCACAGTGGATTGAAGCTTCAAATTATATGTGGTTAAAGCAAGCTGAAGACAAGTTCCCTGTCAAGCAAACGAAAACCTAA
- the LOC117635147 gene encoding reticulon-like protein B21, which yields MDVGRRRDGVRSGVVAGSVWESRMKIDEVKGGIKVFNGDQENSEDQSNTSNGVAGSRTRSKRGQAGGALTAAGKRKTWKSDTSEGFEKNPIQTSKAKTESLKNSDQQCKELSVSVDGIKKSPTQLRRLRSEASREIGAAASDKNERSPVGIRKPRNELLKSASDLGEASVGIEKNSAQLRKVKSECNKGLDASGNAIQLGKAKSESNKALDESDKEIDTPVEVIEKSPVEIENSGSDENCKEFGVCQEMVISSGESNVDVLKSDPKASVHDGDDQEGDEEDDGDELEEEVDEEIDVEVEKKSVDIKEVNATEEKLTTKVVNEEKVVKVNEVKKLLHLDRKEVKKLYQVHQNQKPEPISLNLTKPLPEIKRATVHSNIPKQTSFAASNEYHNHTSFQETHSRLQSLVDLIMWKDISRSVFVFGMGTFVILSSSYTKDLNISFISVISYLGLLYLAVIFLFKSIICRGAVEVDNANYVVGEEEAMWLLKLVLPYLNELLLKMKALFSGDPATTIKLAVLLFVLARCGSSITIWTMSKVGFFGVFTLPKVCSLYSAQLTVYAKFWIRRFRDAWESCTHKKALTVAIFLLVWNLSSVVARIWAAFILVVAFRYYQQKLVTEEWVEEEEEEEEDDDGDAGGEGKWEEALGAERLRQRHVQSQVDNNITKPKKGF from the exons ATGGATGTGGGTAGAAGGAGAGATGGGGTAAGGAGTGGTGTGGTTGCAGGGTCTGTGTGGGAGAGCAGAATGAAGATTGATGAAGTCAAAGGTGGGATTAAGGTCTTCAATGGCGATCAGGAGAATTCTGAAGATCAGAGTAATACTAGCAATGGGGTTGCTGGAAGTCGTACAAGGTCGAAGAGAGGTCAAGCTGGTGGTGCACTGACTGCTGCTGGCAAGAGAAAGACTTGGAAATCTGACACCTCTGAAGGTTTTGAGAAGAACCCAATTCAGACATCCAAAGCAAAAACAGAGTCTTTGAAGAATTCTGACCAACAGTGCAAGGAACTGAGTGTGTCTGTTGATGGGATCAAGAAGAGCCCAACTCAGCTGAGAAGGCTTAGATCTGAGGCAAGCAGGGAGATTGGTGCTGCTGCTTCTGATAAAAATGAGAGAAGCCCAGTTGGGATTAGGAAACCAAGGAATGAATTACTGAAAAGTGCTAGTGATTTGGGTGAAGCTAGTGTGGGAATTGAGAAAAATTCAGCTCAGTTAAGGAAGGTAAAATCAGAGTGTAATAAGGGACTTGATGCTTCTGGTAATGCAATTCAATTGGGAAAAGCGAAATCTGAGTCCAATAAGGCCTTGGATGAATCTGATAAGGAAATTGATACGCCTGTTGAGGTAATTGAGAAAAGCCCAGTTGAGATTGAAAACAGTGGATCTGATGAGAATTGCAAGGAGTTCGGTGTGTGCCAAGAAATGGTCATTTCAAGCGGCGAGAGCAATGTGGATGTGCTCAAATCTGATCCAAAAGCATCGGTGCATGATGGTGATGATCAAGAgggtgatgaagaagatgatggagaTGAATTGGAGGAAGAGGTGGATGAGGAAATTGATGTTGAGGTTGAAAAGAAAAGCGTTGATATTAAGGAAGTCAATGCAACAGAAGAGAAATTGACCACCAAGGTTGTGAATGAAGAGAAGGTAGTGAAAGTGAATGAGGTCAAGAAGCTTCTTCACCTTGACCGCAAAGAAGTGAAAAAGCTTTATCAAGTTCATCAAAATCAGAAGCCAGAACCCATCTCCTTAAACTTGACAAAACCACTTCCTGAAATAAAACGTGCAACAGTTCATTCAAACATCCCCAAACAAACTTCGT TTGCAGCTTCAAATGAGTACCATAACCATACCAGCTTCCAAGAAACACATAGCAGATTGCAAAGTTTAG TGGATTTAATTATGTGGAAAGATATATCAAGATCGGTTTTTGTATTTGGAATGGGAACATTTGTGATACTATCATCCTCCTACACCAAGGATCTTAATATCAG CTTTATTTCTGTCATATCCTATCTGGGGCTTCTTTATCTAGCTGTCATCTTCCTCTTTAAGTCCATTATCTGCAG GGGAGCTGTTGAAGTAGATAATGCAAACTATGTGGTGGGCGAAGAAGAAGCAATGTGGTTGCTAAAACTGGTTCTCCCTTACTTGAATGAGCTCCTTCTAAAGATGAAAGCTTTATTTTCTGGGGATCCTGCTACCACAATTAAG TTGGCAGTGCTGCTCTTTGTTCTGGCCAGGTGTGGCAGCTCCATAACCATTTGGACGATGTCCAAAGTGG GCTTTTTCGGAGTCTTCACCCTGCCAAAAGTCTGCTCTTTGTACTCAGCCCAGTTAACTGTTTACG CTAAATTTTGGATTCGACGGTTTCGGGATGCTTGGGAATCATGCACTCACAAGAAGGCCTTGACCGTTGCCATCTTTCTACTGGTTTGGAACCTGTCTTCCGTCGTGGCTCGAATATGGGCTG CGTTTATATTGGTGGTGGCCTTCCGATACTATCAGCAGAAATTGGTGACGGAAGAGTgggtggaagaagaagaagaagaagaagaagatgatgatggtgatgcaGGGGGTGAAGGAAAGTGGGAAGAAGCACTAGGAGCAGAAAGACTAAGACAAAGGCATGTGCAATCTCAAGTGGATAATAATATTACCAAACCAAAGAAAGGATTCTAG